In Camelina sativa cultivar DH55 chromosome 17, Cs, whole genome shotgun sequence, the genomic stretch gtttttaaactTGTTGTTCACTCAATTTTCACAAGTTTTATTGTCCATCATGCAGTTCTTCAAACCAATCGGTAGACAACACTGATTTATCCTCTCAGATGGACAAGACTGATGAATTTCCCGATAGATAACACTGATGAACCTTCTGATGGACAAGATTGATTAACTTCCTGGTGGACAACACTGATGAGCTCCCCGAAAAcaacaattgattttgatgaactCCCGATGAACAAGAGTAATGATTTCCCGAGACAATAATCGGTAGACAACACTAATGAACCTCCTGATGGACAACACTAATGAACTTCCCGAGGACAAAACTGATGAACTCTCCGGTAGACAACATTGATGAATTCTCAGATGAATTCTCATATAACAACAATCGATAGACAATACTGATGAACTCATCGATAGACAAAATTGATTCATATCAAtttgtatatttcttttttttattatgtttttgattcAGATTTAATTTAAGGATAAAATCGTCTTTTTATCAAtgccataaaacaaaaaaatggcagtttcaaaaagaaaattagaaagtagcATTTGtcataagttttgttttgaaaatggCATTTTCAATAAAATTCCCTTTACGAAAGCCAAAGTAAACTCACAAAACATACGAGATTACGACTAGTCGACTATACaaccaaagcaaaacaaaaacaaaagaagtaaaaagaacttttattattttctgttcGTTACTTTATAAAATCGTGGTTTCATTGAATAATTAGGATAAGCAGTAATAGTCTAATAGAAACCCCTACGGTAATTTTTTAACAGTGAAAAACTGGTGGTTAATTTAGAACAAATAGTGTATGTAACCGATCGATCTATTTAGTCCACCATATCAGCCTTTGACGCAGAGAGTTACTAAtactcttctttctttactCCTTCGAGAGTGTCCGTCCATCTCTAAATTGTTCAACATCCCTTAAACTAATTCGCTGATTAAATGGGTTCAACTAAAATAACTACTACTTTGTGTAACGatgataacaaataataaaaacaaatttagagtGGGTCTAGGCTGGGCactttgtaaaacttttgtattttatccCTTTTGTTTAATGTAGGATACCcattaaaccaaccaaaaaaaaaaaaaaagtaccaaaGTATCTTTGTATTATTCGTATGCATATATAGACTATAGACTATAGTTTATGACCAAGATTCACGTGATCGagtcttttggttttgtattcACTTGACGTGGCTTCCAATGCGTACAACGATGCCGTCAATGTCTCGCACGTATCCAACCTTCTGGCCCCATTCTTTGTCTTCCGGCTCGCTCACTGCCACTGCACCGTTCTCCACTGCTCTCTGCACAAACGCACCCTCGTACTCGTGTATCAAATATAAGTTGTTGACAGATACATCGAGAAagacataaattatattatgatGAGTTTACCTTGAAAGCGGCATCAACATCGGCGTAACAGAAGCAAAGTTCGATGGGCGCTCTTTCGCGGGCTGAATGCGTAGCCTGAACCTTTCCAGTAAGGTCGTCGGTCTCATGCTGGTGAAGCGGTGTGAAGGCTATCGTCGTTTGCCCACTCTCTAGCTCTCCCCACCTGTATGTATAAATTTATTTCCATCCATCACATATAAATTGGAAGCAATTAATAAAttaacgaatatatatatatggaagcTACAGCAACATAAACTAACATAAACTGGTGATGATTTCAATATGTTTCGCTATATCTGGATTCCTTAAGCAATATCTTGGCATGTTAGCCATCGGATCAGACCTGATCATATAGGGCACCGCACAAATGGCTGATAACATATGTCTAGATATACTTTGATTATGCCAATCTAAAAAAGAAATCTAACAAATAGTAACAAAGAATCTTCATATGTAAAAGAACCTGTGAGACTCATCAAGACGACGGACGTTGTGACCAAAAGCTCTGGAGTAGAATTCAACGGATTTAGCGACGTCCTTAACGTACACAACAGAGTAAGCAAACGCCGGTCTCATCATATTCGCagccataatttttttgtcagtCTTATGATTCTGATCTCGAGTCGATTCTATCTGATCCATCCAATACTTGACAACACTCTCAATTGCAATACATAGGATCTCTCTTTACGGTGAGCTGAACACGTGGTCGACTACATGCAAGTGCAACTTCGTGTGTAGGTTACTTGTTGCCACGTGAGCTTTTAGCTTCTTTTCTACTAATTGGGCCTTGTATTACAAATGAGcctttaaattttttggtaatcTGTTATGTTCAGGCCTTTTTAGTTGTTCGATGAAATTTCACACAATTCTTCTGACGGAAAAACGCCCAAAGCTAGAATAGCATCTACCACCGTCGAATTTAAGAATCAACGATCCATATTACTCCTGGAGTTTTCACGCGGATCGCAATCTTGGTCCGTTGAAAAGAAGATGATCGAACGGCCACCATTAATTCTCTGTGGGTGTATGCGCCTCTCATTCATATAAATCCCCACTATTTCTTGTTGATCGATAGATTCACACAACACTTTAGTTTTATCATTCTTTTTCCAAGAGCTCTTCGTCAAGTTGCTTTCGATCAATCTCACCAGGTAGAGGTATTACAATTTTCGATTATTTCATCTTTTCTCCAATTTCAATTGTTCGATTGATCTGGAAATATATCTAGGgtttctctctctgttcttactctttcttttggtcgttttgttgttgttcacaGATCTCTTTTGGAAATCGGAGATGTCAGGAAGAGGAAAGGGAGGGAAAGGATTGGGAAAGGGAGGAGCCAAGAGGCACAGGAAGGTTCTCAGAGACAACATTCAAGGTATCACCAAGCCCGCCATTCGTCGTCTTGCTCGCAGAGGTGGTGTCAAGCGTATCAGCGGTCTCATCTACGAGGAGACCAGAGGTGTCCTCAAGATCTTTCTCGAGAATGTCATCCGTGACGCCGTCACCTACACTGAGCACGCTAGGAGGAAGACGGTTACCGCCATGGATGTTGTCTACGCCTTGAAGAGGCAAGGCCGCACTCTCTACGGTTTCGGCGGTTAAATCGATTTGGGAAATTAGGGTTCGCAATGTCTTGTTTCTGAGATCCGTGTTAGCTATGTTTTGATTAgtctttaaaaaaagaaaaagtaaatctAGGAGTTTGTTTAGCtactattgtttttgtttgtttgtttgtttacgtCGTTGTGATGTTTGTAGCTAAAAAAATCTAAGCAAACTTATGCTCTGAGAAAAATCTTATGAGAATGAATCATTTGCTCaatttcttttgtctcttcttcgtTTTAACTCTAATTTACCAATGCAACAACTTAGTAGTTGATATTGCAGAACTTGCATCCAGATTCCAGGAGTGGGAAATAATTGAGAATAGAACGGAAGAGATATCTTCAATTCTGCATCTCTCTGATCTGAGTTTTGTAACCAAACTAAAAGACCGACCAATGCTCATTTTGAAAACTATAATAAAGTTAAGCAACAAAGTCAATTTCATCTAATACGATTAACAGTATAATGTGATGTACTAATATGCTTTTCAATCGTTTTCTTACTCCCCCTTTTGCTTGGCGGAGGGAGTGCGAGTCGAGTAGCCTAGCCGCAGCCACTTGTTGTACACCTTTTTACTACAATTCTGAGCACAGGAAGCCCACTCATACAGCACCAGCAGCCACTCGTTCAAGCTAAGCGGTACCATCCGAAACAACTGAGCCAAAGAATGGGCACGTATAGTAGTATCACAGAGTGGAGCACATATGACATATGACTCACTTACCCAATGAAACCCACCAATTCTCAAACAAAGAGTGAACATGCCTATTGGCCATTACTTAAAAAACCAAACGATTCAACCTTGATACATTCCCAAAAGTGACTCAATCATGCCACACAAAGTTACCATCTTTCGACATCATAGCAGCAGGGCAAAGTTGATGTACAGAATAACATAACCATTCAAGAATCACCAACAAAAATCTTAATAAGAACTCACAATTTACCAATCGTTCCACAAGCTAATCCTATTGCAATTGCATCATTAAGAACGCATAAGCTAATGAGAAAGCTAACAGGCTgaatcttttacttttgttttccatCAAAGAACAGAGTCGATTTACAAGGAATTGAGAATTAAAAAAGATTGGTTAAGTAACAAATCATCCCCTAAGAGGaagaaacaaactcaaactcaaactcaaactcactCACTAAGGCTCAATAAGTTTTGCATCTCTGAGCCGAACCAACCATCTTCCCTGAACCACTCCTCACAGGAACACCAACAGCAACATCATCGCAATACACAGTAACGTATCTCCTCCTCCGGAAAGCACCGTACCGGAAAGTAACATAAGAGATAATCCTCAAATCAAACTCAACACTTCCCTTGGCACCTCTCTCTTTCCCAATATCATCAGCCAAGCGTCCTTCCACATAAGTACCCGAAACAGAGAGCGTAGCGTTAACCACCGTTTGATCCTTCTTCCCTTGCTCAAACGGCTGAAGCCTCGTATCAGAGAGAGATGCACGGTGATAAGACAGAGCGCAGAGGATACTATCGTAGTAGAGTGACATCTTCGAATTAGGGTTTCGAATCTGGACCTGAAGATCCCATTTCCCAGAGACTTGATTGTTCGAGACGTTGAAATTGGAGACGGAGAGGGAGTTGAGGTAAACGTCTGGTAACTGGGGACGaacgacgaggaagaagatgaagaggatgagACCTAAGATTAGGAGAAACGCcatgaagacgatgaagagaCGACGGATGAGTACGGCGCGTGGATTGGGTTGTTGGNNNNNNNNNNNNNNNNNNNNNNNNNNNNNNNNNNNNNNNNNNNNNNNNNNNNNNNNNNNNNNNNNNNNNNNNNNNNNNNNNNNNNNNNNNNNNNNNNNNNNNNNNNNNNNNNNNNNNNNNNNNNNNNNNNNNNNNNNNNNNNNNNNNNNNNNNNNNNNNNNNNNNNNNNNNNNNNNNNNNNNNNNNNNNNNNNNNNNNNNNNNNNNNNNNNNNNNNNNNNNNNNNNNNNNNNNNNNNNNNNNNNNNNNNNNNNNNNNNNNNNNNNNNNNNNNNNNNNNNNNNNNNNNNNNNNNNNNNNNNNNNNNNNNNNNNNNNNNNNNNNNNNNNNNNNNNNNNNNNNNNNNNNNNNNNNNNNNNNNNNNNNNNNNNNNNNNNNNNNNNNNNNNNNNNNNNNNNNNNNNNNNNNNNNNNNNNNNNNNNNNNNNNNNNNNNNNNNNNNNNNNNNNNNNNNNNNNNNNNNNNNNNNNNNNNNNNNNNNNNNNNNNNNNNNNNNNNNNNNNNNNNNNNNNNNNNNNNNNNNNNNNNNNNNNNNNNNNNNNNNNNNNNNNNNNNNNNNNNNNNNNNNNNNNNNNNNNNNNNNNNNNNNNNNNNNNNNNNNNNNNNNNNNNNNNNNNNNNNNNNNNNNNNNNNNNNNNNNNNNNNNNNNNNNNNNNNNNNNNNNNNNNNNNNNNNNNNNNNNNNNNNNNNNNNNNNNNNNNNNNNNNNNNNNNNNNNNNNNNNNNNNNNNNNNNNNNNNNNNNNNNNNNNNNNNNNNNNNNNNNNNNNNNNNNNNNNNNNNNNNNNNNNNNNNNNNNNNNNNNNtttttttttttttttttcaacacctCGTTTCATTCATTGATTCAAAAACTTGTACAAGAGTTGATACATCCGAGATACATCAACACTGAGTAAATCAAAATACACATCCACAAATACATAACCaatcaataaaaagaatgaTAGAGAAGTGAATTTTCACGATGCTTTGGAAACCAAAGCCTTACTCGCCAACAGATTAATAAATCTGTTTCTTTCCCTCTCTAGAATCAATCCCAAATCGAGATTGCATAAACTATTTGCTCAAGAGAACTCGAAGAGATACCTTCTGCTTGACGGTTTGGCAACGTTTTAGCGTGGAACTGATAATCAATTGTGAACATGAACACAAACGCTGCCATCATGCAAAAGAAGGAGATAGATCGGAAATAAATCTGATATAGGCAAGTGTCTCCCATgacaattattaaaaacaaaagaagaaaacaaactgaaaaacaaagaaaaaccacCGGCAAGTGCCGACGGCCTGTAAAAGCAATGAAGAAAACGGTTTTGGTAGATCCCCTTTTGTGTCGCTGGAGagagtttcagtttttttttttcttttaaatcaaatACTATGCACCAGTAAACCGTGGCATTCCATCATAATCATAAGCAGCCCATACCCTTAACAAAAACATGTGAACAAAAAACCCATCAAGACAAGCATGTTCACAATCTCTAATAAACATGACAAAGAAGATTCACTCTTAATTTGGTCATATTGCATGActcatgatatatatttttttccaattgaCTCATGATTATTATTGAAGAAGATTCACTCTTAATTTGTTAGAGAGGGTCTCAGATACTCAGTTAacttatcaattttttttataagaaaaaccCATAAGGTTTTTATTCCTTTAATAATTTTCAATCGGTTTCAAGTGTgaaaataattgtttatattgttttaatagTTATGCATCCCTCAACAATCTTATGAAGGAACAATTTGCTAGCTATTTTTTCCACAGCTGGAAATAccttttcacaaattaaaattttaattttttctatacatatttttttatatttattgttgaaagtacatttattgttttaatttctattctttaaaaattaaaattttgaaatacgCAATATATGTTGTTctctaaattcaaaaaaaaaaaaaacataatagatATGGCATCACGTCATGGCATGATATGTTCTCTTTGTATGATAAGTAAGCGTTCTAGAAAGAACATTTGTAATTTCTTTAAAACAATACAAACTTAATCATTATCATATGTGAAAATCGTCATAACCACACTTGAATGATGtaataattatcaatatatatatatatatatatatatatatattgcttattAAATAAAACGGAGTAAAGGTGACCACCAGCATTCTAGCAATTTAACATAGTTTCTCCGGATCCAGAATTAGTGTCTACGAACCTGCGAATACTGCGGTATAAAAAAAACGGagtaaacaaaatagaaaatctgATTTGAAATGtgcatctatatatttcaaaatatgacaaaattatttcaaaactGACTCATCTCATGTTAGTAAAAAATCAcgcatacaaaaaaaaaaggaagactATACGCATGCTCCAAAGTCCAAATACATTGATACTTTCCTCTATACTTTCTAAAATGTCttgtttaaaaaatacaatttctCGTCAGTTATTTATTCATGATTACGCTTTTTGGGGAGGAGGAACCATACCACAAGACCCGTCACGCCTATTATAAAAATCACAGCGCAGATGCATATCACGATTAACAGTCCCAAATCTattttcccttttctcactAACAATTCTTTATGTGTTTTTTGTGTAGTTTTGTATATGTTATGActcttataatttatatatctaaaagtTGGAAGTACTTATAGCAATATAAAAAGTGgtattttataatcaaagagAGCTTAACATTGCGTTCACATACCCAACTTTATAAATCATGACACGtgtctaatatatttaatattaaaatatatgtcatATCTAATTTAATGACAACATATGTTTTAAGTTTATCTAATAATAAAGAGATTGTGACAATATTATATAGATTGTAACATTTGTCAAAAGAATTTCagtaaaacttataaaaaataatacatgtgCATCTGAgggaaaatttttttaaaacttttttttatatatatctaattgaagtaaataataaaaatacaccaaaatcAGTTATTTATTGATGATAATATTTATAAGGCATTGTATAATGATATTCAAATCACTTTAGCTTTAATTTATACctagatatcttttttttttttctatacatatttttttcatcttataCAAACTactatttaaaaagaaatatatatatatatatatatataaactaaatgtACTTTATTCTCATGAGaactatttctttttgttttaaactaaattattaagaagaaaataatctgattatttttaattcttcatggattccaacttttttttttattgaatcctcttttttgttttgttatgtctCGTTTGTTACTTAGGAATATTCAATCTCATATTCcaaaaatgatttgatttgttttctctcatccttcttttttgttgaaacATTCATATTCTTAACCGTGGGCTTTGTGTTGGGAAAACACATGTCCTTTAACCAAAATTGGGAACATTATATCAAACCAATAAATTAAAGTTgtgaaaattaaataaccaaGGCTGAGAGAGAGTTAAGCAACAAAGTTAATTTCAGCTAAAACTATCAAGAGTCTAATGATGTAATGTGTGGTTTTCAATTGTTTTCTTACTCCTCCTTTTGCTTAGCGGAGGATGTGCGAGTTGAGTAGCGGTAGCCACTTGTACACCTTCCTACAAACTTGAGCACTTCATCTATCAGGATTACCGGAAGCGATACAGCCAGCACCAGTAGCCACTCGTTCAAGCTCAGCGGTACAATACCAAACACCTGAGCCAAGAATGGCACATACAGTATCACAAAGTGGAGACCAAATGAGACCGCCATTGCCAGTAGCAGCCATGGGTTTACCCACGGTGGCATCGTCACCAGGCTGCCGTCTTCTGAGAGTGCGTTCAGGGAGTTGAACATTTCTATCGCCACCAACACTGAGAGGGAGAGCGTGGATGCCTTGATCTTCCCCTGCTGGAAATAGTCGCAAGGGTTTGAGTCGAATGAGAAAGTCTGAGAGCCTGCTGTGAAAGGAGACACTTTGAAGCCTTCCCATGAGGAGCATTGTCCCCAGTGTGCGAGCTGCGAATAGCTCACAAGGCTGTGACCGTCTTGGCTCAAGTCTATGCCCATGAAGCTGTTGTGTGTGTACCATATGATGAATACTCCCACTGTTGCTACTCCCACATACATTCCAATCACCTGTAGGTAGGTAGAAGGTACCCATAATAGTCAGTTAGGAAAGCCAATCCCCAGAAGATGAACAAGTGAGCCAAATCGGTTTTTTGCTTACCATATAGCGGAAGAGGATCCAGGCAGTGATAAGCGAGTCATCGCTCCTACGAGGAGGCTTCTTCATGATGTCCTTGTCAGGGGGATTGAATCCCAAAGCTGTAGCTGGAGGACCATCTGTTACAAGATTCACCCACAGAAGCTGTACTGGAATCATGCCTTCTGGGATTCCAAGAGCAGCTGTCAAGAATATTGATGCAACCTCACCGATATTGGAAGAGATCATGTACCTTTTATTCATCATAGTCCAATATATAGGCTTAGTATGCATAATTCAAGCCACCAATACGAAGagacacacatatatatgtgtgtgtgtgtgtaacaTTAGAAGACTCACCTGATGAAGGCCTTCATGTTATTATAGATGGACCTGCCTTCACCAACAGCTGCAACAATTGTGCTGAAATTATCATCTGCCAACACCATGTCAGATGCTTCCTTTGCTACCTGCAAAAACCCCGGAGCTTTAGAAAACGGGCAGGGCTATAATCATACCGTTGTTGCAGAAGGGAGAAGAGGGACAAATACCTCTGTTCCAGAAATGCCCATAGCCACACCAATATCAGCCAACTTAAGGGCAGGAGCATCATTGACTCCATCTCCAGTCATGGCAACcacttctccatcttctttaagTAACCTGACAAtctcttgtttgtgtttggGTTCAGCCCGAGAGAACAAGAGCCCTCCAGTCTGTCTTAGATGATTCTTCTGATCTTGAACATCCATAAATTCTTTTCCTGTCAAGCTTTTTGAGGAGAtatcttcaccttcttcaaaTACACCAATTTCACGGCAGATCGCTTCCGCTGTGCTCTTGTTGTCTCCGGTAATGACCATGACCCGGATACCTGCTGTTCTGCAGTCTGCAATGGCTTGACGCACCTCTTTCCTTGGAGGATCCTTCAATCAATAAATAGGTAGAGCATTAATAACATATTAATGAGGAACCAGAAAGAACATAAAATATCATGGTGACCTTGACTCACCCTTAAACCAACAAATCCAACGAATATTAGATTGGACTCGATAGACGAATAATTGGATGGGTTGAGAAGTTGCTGATGAGCAGGATGGTCTTCACTGCCATCATAAGTGGCAAAATCTGATGGAACATCTGTGTACGCAAATCCGAGACATCTTAATGCACCCAAAGACATATCATGAAGGCTTTGTAAAATAAGCTCCCTTGAGTACTGGTCAAGCTCCTGAACGGAACCATCAAGTAGCTGAATACGTGTACTTCTTTCCAATACATTTTCTACCGCACCCTGCATAATTTCAAAATTGGTCTCTTAGGTGCTGAAAAGAGAGGACAAAGGTTTTCTCGACTAATTAAATGCAAGAACCAAAGCACAAGCCACATTGATTTCACGGCTCGACCTCAGGAGCCAGAATAtgaaaaatgatgaaaacaGACCTTGACCAGTAGT encodes the following:
- the LOC104754938 gene encoding histone H4; this encodes MSGRGKGGKGLGKGGAKRHRKVLRDNIQGITKPAIRRLARRGGVKRISGLIYEETRGVLKIFLENVIRDAVTYTEHARRKTVTAMDVVYALKRQGRTLYGFGG
- the LOC104759107 gene encoding protein YLS9-like, with translation MAFLLILGLILFIFFLVVRPQLPDVYLNSLSVSNFNVSNNQVSGKWDLQVQIRNPNSKMSLYYDSILCALSYHRASLSDTRLQPFEQGKKDQTVVNATLSVSGTYVEGRLADDIGKERGAKGSVEFDLRIISYVTFRYGAFRRRRYVTVYCDDVAVGVPVRSGSGKMVGSAQRCKTY
- the LOC104754939 gene encoding calcium-transporting ATPase 4, endoplasmic reticulum-type — translated: MGKGGEDNSELLESDTYPAWGKDVGECEEHFGVSREKGLSTDEVLKRHQIYGLNELEKPEGTSIFKLILEQFNDTLVRILLAAAVISFVLAFFDGDEGGEMGITAFVEPLVIFLILIVNAIVGIWQETNAEKALEALKEIQSQQATVMRDGTKISSLPAKELVPGDIVELRVGDKVPADMRVVALISSTLRVEQGSLTGESEAVSKTTKPVDENADIQGKKCMVFAGTTVVNGNCICLVTDTGMNTEIGRVHSQIQEAAQHEEDTPLKKKLNEFGEVLTMIIGLICALVWLINVKYFLSWEYVDGWPRNFKFSFEKCTYYFEIAVALAVAAIPEGLPAVITTCLALGTRKMAQKNALVRKLPSVETLGCTTVICSDKTGTLTTNQMAVSKLVAMGSRIGTLRSFNVEGTSFDPRDGKIEDWPAGRMDANLQMIAKIAAICNDASVEQSELQFVSRGMPTEAALKVLVEKMGFPEGLNKASSDGDVLRCSRLWGELEQRIATLEFDRDRKSMGVMVDSSSGKKLLLVKGAVENVLERSTRIQLLDGSVQELDQYSRELILQSLHDMSLGALRCLGFAYTDVPSDFATYDGSEDHPAHQQLLNPSNYSSIESNLIFVGFVGLRDPPRKEVRQAIADCRTAGIRVMVITGDNKSTAEAICREIGVFEEGEDISSKSLTGKEFMDVQDQKNHLRQTGGLLFSRAEPKHKQEIVRLLKEDGEVVAMTGDGVNDAPALKLADIGVAMGISGTEVAKEASDMVLADDNFSTIVAAVGEGRSIYNNMKAFIRYMISSNIGEVASIFLTAALGIPEGMIPVQLLWVNLVTDGPPATALGFNPPDKDIMKKPPRRSDDSLITAWILFRYMVIGMYVGVATVGVFIIWYTHNSFMGIDLSQDGHSLVSYSQLAHWGQCSSWEGFKVSPFTAGSQTFSFDSNPCDYFQQGKIKASTLSLSVLVAIEMFNSLNALSEDGSLVTMPPWVNPWLLLAMAVSFGLHFVILYVPFLAQVFGIVPLSLNEWLLVLAVSLPVILIDEVLKFVGRCTSGYRYSTRTSSAKQKEE
- the LOC104754937 gene encoding uncharacterized protein LOC104754937: MDQIESTRDQNHKTDKKIMAANMMRPAFAYSVVYVKDVAKSVEFYSRAFGHNVRRLDESHRWGELESGQTTIAFTPLHQHETDDLTGKVQATHSARERAPIELCFCYADVDAAFKRAVENGAVAVSEPEDKEWGQKVGYVRDIDGIVVRIGSHVK